A window from Pseudomonas sp. MRSN 12121 encodes these proteins:
- the ilvD gene encoding dihydroxy-acid dehydratase, with translation MPDYRSKTSTHGRNMAGARALWRATGMKDDDFKKPIIAIANSFTQFVPGHVHLKDLGQLVAREIERAGGVAKEFNTIAVDDGIAMGHDGMLYSLPSREIIADSVEYMVNAHCADAIVCISNCDKITPGMLMAALRLNIPVIFVSGGPMEAGKTKLASHGLDLVDAMVIAADSSASDEKVAEYERSACPTCGSCSGMFTANSMNCLTEALGLALPGNGSTLATHSDREQLFLQAGRTIVELCKRYYGDNDESVLPRNIANFKAFENAMMLDIAMGGSTNTILHLLAAAQEAEIDFDLRDIDRLSRSVPQLCKVAPNIQKYHMEDVHRAGGIFSILGSLARGGLLHTDLPTVHSRSMEEAIAKWDITQTTDEAVHHFFKAGPAGIPTQTAFSQSTRWPSLDDDRENGCIRSVEHAYSKEGGLAVLYGNIALDGCVVKTAGVDESIHVFEGNAKIFESQDSAVRGILADEVKEGDIVIIRYEGPKGGPGMQEMLYPTSYLKSKGLGKACALLTDGRFSGGTSGLSIGHASPEAAAGGAIGLVQDGDKVLIDIPNRSINLLVSDEELAARRVEQDKKGWKPAEKRPRKVTTALKAYALLATSADKGAVRNKALLDGL, from the coding sequence ATGCCTGATTACCGCTCGAAAACATCCACCCACGGCCGCAACATGGCCGGCGCCCGCGCACTGTGGCGCGCCACGGGGATGAAGGATGACGACTTCAAGAAGCCGATCATCGCCATTGCCAACTCCTTCACCCAGTTCGTCCCGGGCCACGTGCACCTCAAGGATCTGGGCCAGCTGGTCGCCCGCGAAATCGAACGCGCCGGCGGCGTGGCCAAGGAATTCAACACCATCGCCGTGGATGACGGCATCGCCATGGGCCACGACGGCATGCTCTATTCGCTGCCGAGCCGCGAGATCATCGCCGACTCCGTGGAGTACATGGTCAACGCTCACTGCGCCGACGCCATCGTCTGCATCTCCAACTGCGACAAGATCACCCCCGGCATGCTGATGGCCGCCCTGCGCCTGAACATCCCGGTGATCTTCGTTTCCGGCGGCCCGATGGAAGCCGGCAAGACCAAGCTCGCCTCCCACGGCCTCGACCTGGTCGACGCCATGGTGATCGCCGCCGACTCCAGCGCCTCTGACGAGAAGGTCGCCGAGTACGAGCGCAGCGCCTGCCCGACCTGCGGTTCCTGCTCCGGCATGTTCACCGCCAACTCGATGAACTGCCTGACCGAAGCCCTGGGCCTCGCCCTGCCGGGCAACGGTTCGACCCTGGCCACCCACAGCGACCGCGAGCAGCTGTTCCTGCAGGCTGGCCGCACCATCGTCGAGCTGTGCAAGCGCTACTACGGCGACAACGATGAGTCGGTGCTGCCGCGCAATATCGCCAACTTCAAGGCGTTCGAGAACGCCATGATGCTCGACATCGCCATGGGCGGCTCGACCAACACCATCCTGCACCTGCTGGCCGCGGCCCAGGAAGCCGAGATCGATTTCGACCTGCGCGACATCGATCGCCTGTCGCGCAGCGTGCCGCAGCTGTGCAAGGTGGCGCCGAACATCCAGAAGTACCACATGGAAGACGTGCACCGCGCCGGCGGCATCTTCAGCATCCTCGGCTCCCTGGCCCGCGGCGGCCTGCTGCACACCGACCTGCCGACCGTGCACAGCCGCAGCATGGAGGAAGCCATCGCCAAGTGGGACATCACCCAGACCACGGATGAAGCCGTGCACCACTTCTTCAAGGCGGGCCCGGCCGGCATCCCGACCCAGACTGCGTTCAGCCAGTCGACCCGCTGGCCGAGCCTGGACGACGACCGTGAAAACGGCTGCATCCGCAGCGTCGAGCACGCCTACTCGAAAGAAGGCGGCCTGGCCGTGCTGTACGGCAATATCGCCCTGGACGGCTGCGTGGTGAAGACCGCCGGCGTCGACGAGTCGATCCATGTCTTCGAAGGCAACGCGAAGATCTTCGAAAGCCAGGACAGTGCGGTACGCGGCATCCTCGCCGACGAAGTGAAGGAAGGCGATATCGTCATCATTCGCTACGAAGGTCCGAAAGGCGGCCCGGGCATGCAGGAAATGCTGTACCCGACCTCCTACCTGAAGTCCAAGGGCCTGGGCAAAGCCTGCGCCCTGCTGACCGACGGCCGCTTCTCCGGCGGCACCTCGGGCCTGTCCATCGGCCACGCCTCGCCGGAAGCCGCCGCGGGCGGCGCCATCGGCCTGGTGCAGGACGGCGACAAGGTGCTGATCGACATTCCGAACCGCTCGATCAACCTGCTGGTCAGCGACGAGGAACTGGCGGCACGCCGTGTCGAACAGGACAAGAAGGGCTGGAAGCCGGCGGAAAAACGCCCACGCAAGGTGACCACGGCCCTGAAAGCCTACGCCCTGCTGGCCACCAGCGCCGACAAGGGCGCCGTGCGCAACAAGGCGCTGCTCGACGGCCTGTGA